A single genomic interval of Natator depressus isolate rNatDep1 chromosome 14, rNatDep2.hap1, whole genome shotgun sequence harbors:
- the WBP2 gene encoding WW domain-binding protein 2 isoform X1 codes for MALNRNHSEGGGVIVNNSESILMTYDHIEIAFSDMEHMPDAFKGTKKGSVFLTPFRVIFVSKGKDPMQSFMMPFYLIKDCEIKQPVFGANYIKGTVKAETGGGWEGSLTFKMTFSAGGAIEFGQRMLQVASQASRGEAPNGAYGYSYMPNGAYAFAPPAANGVYGPPPPGYPYPPPPPAEFYPGPPMMDGAMGYMQPPPPPYPGPMEPPVSGPDLPSTPAAEAKAAEAAASAYYSPVNPHNVYMPTDQPPPPPYFPPEDKKTQ; via the exons ATGGCGCTGAACAGGAACCACTCGGAGGGGGGCGGCGTGATCGTCAATAACAGCGAGAG TATTTTGATGACCTATGATCACATAGAAATTGCATTCAGTGATATGGAACACATGCCAGATGCCTTCAAAGGGACCAAGAAAGGAAGTGTCTTCTTGACTCCATTTAGA GTTATCTTTGTGTCCAAGGGAAAGGATCCTATGCAGTCTTTCATGATGCCCTTTTATTTGATAAAAGATTGTGAGATTAAACAGCCTGTCTTTGGAGCAAATTATATCAAGGGGACAGTGAAAGCAGAGACAGGAG GTGGCTGGGAAGGATCCTTAactttcaaaatgactttttcagCTGGGGGTGCTATTGAGTTTGGACAGCGTATGCTGCAAGTGGCATCTCAAG CCTCTAGAGGAGAAGCTCCCAATGGAGCATATGGTTATTCCTACATGCCGAATGGAGCTTACGCCTTTGCGCCACCTGCAGCCAATGGGGTGTACGGTCCCCCTCCGCCAGGATACCCCtacccaccaccacctcctg CAGAGTTTTACCCTGGTCCCCCCATGATGGATGGAGCCATGGGTTACATGCAGCCTCCACCACCTCCTTATCCTGGGCCCATGGAGCCTCCAGTCAGTGGCCCAGACCTTCCTTCCACTCCTGCAG CTGAAGCGAAGGCTGCAGAAGCTGCTGCCAGTGCTTATTACAGTCCAGTCAACCCTCATAATGTCTACATGCCCACA GAccagcctccccctcctccttacTTCCCACCAGAGGACAAGAAGACCCAATAA
- the WBP2 gene encoding WW domain-binding protein 2 isoform X2, which produces MALNRNHSEGGGVIVNNSESILMTYDHIEIAFSDMEHMPDAFKGTKKGSVFLTPFRVIFVSKGKDPMQSFMMPFYLIKDCEIKQPVFGANYIKGTVKAETGGGWEGSLTFKMTFSAGGAIEFGQRMLQVASQASRGEAPNGAYGYSYMPNGAYAFAPPAANGVYGPPPPGYPYPPPPPEFYPGPPMMDGAMGYMQPPPPPYPGPMEPPVSGPDLPSTPAAEAKAAEAAASAYYSPVNPHNVYMPTDQPPPPPYFPPEDKKTQ; this is translated from the exons ATGGCGCTGAACAGGAACCACTCGGAGGGGGGCGGCGTGATCGTCAATAACAGCGAGAG TATTTTGATGACCTATGATCACATAGAAATTGCATTCAGTGATATGGAACACATGCCAGATGCCTTCAAAGGGACCAAGAAAGGAAGTGTCTTCTTGACTCCATTTAGA GTTATCTTTGTGTCCAAGGGAAAGGATCCTATGCAGTCTTTCATGATGCCCTTTTATTTGATAAAAGATTGTGAGATTAAACAGCCTGTCTTTGGAGCAAATTATATCAAGGGGACAGTGAAAGCAGAGACAGGAG GTGGCTGGGAAGGATCCTTAactttcaaaatgactttttcagCTGGGGGTGCTATTGAGTTTGGACAGCGTATGCTGCAAGTGGCATCTCAAG CCTCTAGAGGAGAAGCTCCCAATGGAGCATATGGTTATTCCTACATGCCGAATGGAGCTTACGCCTTTGCGCCACCTGCAGCCAATGGGGTGTACGGTCCCCCTCCGCCAGGATACCCCtacccaccaccacctcctg AGTTTTACCCTGGTCCCCCCATGATGGATGGAGCCATGGGTTACATGCAGCCTCCACCACCTCCTTATCCTGGGCCCATGGAGCCTCCAGTCAGTGGCCCAGACCTTCCTTCCACTCCTGCAG CTGAAGCGAAGGCTGCAGAAGCTGCTGCCAGTGCTTATTACAGTCCAGTCAACCCTCATAATGTCTACATGCCCACA GAccagcctccccctcctccttacTTCCCACCAGAGGACAAGAAGACCCAATAA